The genomic window GAAATGTCTGCCAGCAGCAGGTTTTACTGACTGTCCTTTACACCACAGCATCATGCTTTAAATGTAAACAAGCGTCCTGCTGGAGGACTCAGCTTCCCAGatccttttctccatttcatgCTTCAAAGCTGCATGAAAACTTCCAGCTACTCCAATAACCTTGCCAGGATAAAGTGGGACAGCCTGCAGCTGCACCACGTGTGGGGCTAGGAACCAGAGGTTCAGAGGAGCTGGACTCTGTTTGGTGCCCATTATTTATGACTGGCATGACAGCTAGTAGTTAGCAGCTGTACCAGTACATTGTGACATTTTTTTTGCCAAATGGATTAGTTGCAAGTGAGTAACGCATGGGCAGTACCTTCCAACACCCACATCTGGCATTTCTCAGGAGTGTTGCACTTCAAAGGGAAGctggcattttattttcactAATTGATTCCAGCTAAGGTTCATCTGAATCTTGCAATAGCCATAAAATTGTTGGCAAATCACATTGGTGCCATCCCTGAAATATGCCAGCTGCTTCTTTCCAGCTTAGGTTTCTCCTAGCTATGGGCAGAGGTGGAATAGAAGCCAGATTTAGTCCCTGAGTGCCTTGGGGTTTGTGGCTAAATACGGTCAGGTTTTGTTTGGAGGGATTGGcatcttttttcagattttgttccTACAGTGCTCTGATTCCAGCCTTCCTATTCCACGTGTGACCTATGAGCAAAACACTTTGGATAGTTAGAGGGGATGATCTTTGGTGTGCCTTGCCCCCACCCTTCCATCCAAAGCAGGAGAGGAGGAACCACCCCACAAACGAGCTTTGTTCCTCCTGTAGCAGCTCAGTTCACCTGGCCTCTCAGCAAGAAGGCTGTGTCTCTGCAGAGTTGTACTGGGCTGCGGCTGCAGATGTGCTGGGGCTTTTTCTTAGGGCAGAGCTTGGTGCTAAGGCTGATCTCCTATGCACGGATTTTTATCCCAAGGGGTCAGTATGGTTCCCACTGAAAGTGTTAAGGGGTGTAACACTGCAAGGACATCTAAGCCTGTGCTTACCGCGGTATATTTAAAACCCCATATAGCCATGTTTTCTTCTGCTACCAACTGTCAATCAGTGCTGAAAGGTCACACTTGCCGTGTCAATGCCTCTTTCCAGGTCTGCTGATGTTCGCCATCACACACATCCTGTACTCTTCAGCCTTTGGCATGAAGCCTTTGGACCTCAAAGCCGGCTTGTTGATGGGCCTTGTTTCCAGTTCCTGTTACGCCTTCCTGTACTCCTACCTCTCAGGCCCATTCACCTACCTGGTAGCTGTCTACATCGCCTTGATTGGCTTCATGGGCTGGCGAGCAGTTGCTGGCATGCAGCTGTGCAACGACCTCTGGACATGGACCAAGCTCTCGGCCTGCATCGGCGCGATGCTGTTCATGGTGTCGGATCTGACCATTGCACTTAACAAGTTCTGCTTTCCTGTGCCCTACTCACGCTTCATCATCATGGCTACTTACTATGCAGCCCAAATGCTTATTGCACTGTCAGCTGTAGAAAGCAGAGATGAAGAGGACTTCAGAAAGAGGAGCTAGGTGGAGTGCCAATAGCCTGTGAACAACGTGGGTTATATCTCAGGTGCTGTAGCTGCATTCACCCCTGAGAGAGATCTCCATTTCTCTAGGCACATTGGTGATGTTGATTTTGCTTCTTTGAAGCATTacctttggggctttttttttttcaatggctTTCTCTGAATACAGCTTACTTCAGTGTGGAGTCCAGATCAGAAAGCTTAGACTGTCCCTGCAGTAGCTCATTCAACTTTTCCTCCTTGGAAGTGCTGTACTACTGCATTTTACTTGTTAGTCTTGAAACTGATGCTCAATGTCTGGGAAGAGGAGGGCTGATGGAAAGGAGGTTTGGCCATGCACTGTGCTAAAAGACTTGCTTTCAATAGTAGGCAGACAGGCACAGATCTCTGCTAAAGTCATAGGTAAAAATGTATTTAACTGACGTTAGTCTTTTCTTGTGCATTACAAACTCAGTATGCAAACTGGAGCTATTGCCTCTGCTGAAGGAAGCCTCGAGGTAGAGTAAAAACAGCATATCCAGATGAAGGCTGAGCTTTGGAGTCAACAGCAGCAtgtggggcagcccccagcagaaCCAGAATGAAAGCAAAA from Athene noctua chromosome 14, bAthNoc1.hap1.1, whole genome shotgun sequence includes these protein-coding regions:
- the TMEM86A gene encoding lysoplasmalogenase TMEM86A, giving the protein MVSPVTVVKSEGPKLVPFFKATCVYFVLWLPTSSPSWFSALIKCLPIFCLWVFLLAHGINFLVSHRSASRILAGLIFSAVGDAFLIWQEQGYFIHGLLMFAITHILYSSAFGMKPLDLKAGLLMGLVSSSCYAFLYSYLSGPFTYLVAVYIALIGFMGWRAVAGMQLCNDLWTWTKLSACIGAMLFMVSDLTIALNKFCFPVPYSRFIIMATYYAAQMLIALSAVESRDEEDFRKRS